In a genomic window of Anoplopoma fimbria isolate UVic2021 breed Golden Eagle Sablefish chromosome 6, Afim_UVic_2022, whole genome shotgun sequence:
- the fgf8a gene encoding fibroblast growth factor 8 isoform X1 → MRSIASRLSYLCLHLFAFCYYAQVTNQSPPNFTQHVSEQSKVTDRVSRRLIRVYQLYSRTSGKHVQVLPNKKINAMADDGDVHAKLIVETDTFGSRVRIKGAETGFYICMNKRGKLIGKNNGHGRDCIFTEIVLENNYTALRNARYENWYMAFTRRGRPRKGSRTRQHQREVHFMKRLPKGQQPAQTSHQRPFDFVHYPFSQRTKRTRYSAER, encoded by the exons ATGCGATCCATCGCGTCCAGACTCAGCTACCT GTGTCTACACTTGTTTGCATTCTGCTACTATGCTCAG GTAACCAATCAGTCCCCGCCTAATTTCACGCAGCATGTAAGCGAGCAGAGCAAAGTGACGGACCGAGTGAGCCGCAGGTTGATCCGGGTCTACCAGCTGTACAGCCGGACCAGCGGCAAGCATGTGCAGGTCCTGCCCAACAAGAAGATCAACGCCATGGCCGACGACGGCGACGTGCACG CTAAACTCATCGTGGAGACGGACACGTTCGGGAGCCGAGTGCGCATCAAGGGAGCGGAGACGGGCTTCTACATCTGCATGAACAAGAGGGGGAAGCTCATCGGCAAG AATAACGGACACGGCCGCGACTGCATCTTCACGGAGATCGTGCTGGAGAACAACTACACGGCGCTGCGCAACGCCCGCTACGAGAACTGGTACATGGCGTTCACGCGGCGCGGGCGGCCGCGCAAGGGCTCGCGGACGCGCCAGCACCAGCGAGAGGTCCACTTCATGAAGCGGCTGCCAAAGGGGCAGCAGCCCGCACAGACCAGCCACCAACGCCCGTTCGACTTCGTCCACTACCCCTTCAGTCAAAGGACTAAGCGTACGCGCTACTCGGCGGAGCGCTAA
- the fgf8a gene encoding fibroblast growth factor 8 isoform X2 yields the protein MRSIASRLSYLCLHLFAFCYYAQHVSEQSKVTDRVSRRLIRVYQLYSRTSGKHVQVLPNKKINAMADDGDVHAKLIVETDTFGSRVRIKGAETGFYICMNKRGKLIGKNNGHGRDCIFTEIVLENNYTALRNARYENWYMAFTRRGRPRKGSRTRQHQREVHFMKRLPKGQQPAQTSHQRPFDFVHYPFSQRTKRTRYSAER from the exons ATGCGATCCATCGCGTCCAGACTCAGCTACCT GTGTCTACACTTGTTTGCATTCTGCTACTATGCTCAG CATGTAAGCGAGCAGAGCAAAGTGACGGACCGAGTGAGCCGCAGGTTGATCCGGGTCTACCAGCTGTACAGCCGGACCAGCGGCAAGCATGTGCAGGTCCTGCCCAACAAGAAGATCAACGCCATGGCCGACGACGGCGACGTGCACG CTAAACTCATCGTGGAGACGGACACGTTCGGGAGCCGAGTGCGCATCAAGGGAGCGGAGACGGGCTTCTACATCTGCATGAACAAGAGGGGGAAGCTCATCGGCAAG AATAACGGACACGGCCGCGACTGCATCTTCACGGAGATCGTGCTGGAGAACAACTACACGGCGCTGCGCAACGCCCGCTACGAGAACTGGTACATGGCGTTCACGCGGCGCGGGCGGCCGCGCAAGGGCTCGCGGACGCGCCAGCACCAGCGAGAGGTCCACTTCATGAAGCGGCTGCCAAAGGGGCAGCAGCCCGCACAGACCAGCCACCAACGCCCGTTCGACTTCGTCCACTACCCCTTCAGTCAAAGGACTAAGCGTACGCGCTACTCGGCGGAGCGCTAA